In Ahaetulla prasina isolate Xishuangbanna chromosome 10, ASM2864084v1, whole genome shotgun sequence, the genomic window actcccagaattccccagccagcaaagcagaattccacccagaggaattctgggagttgaagtccacaagtcttcaagttgccaaggttggagacccctgtgtttgTGAGATGCTGGGATTGCTTCCCCCACCTTTATAGACTCTTGGTAGAAGTTAACAAACATATAATATTTGACTCTCTCGATACAATGGGATTCGTTGGTTGTATCTCTGAGGGCCGCTTCCCGTGGTTTCTTCCTAGATTGGGTCTTTGTGGTCTTGGTTGTGCTGGCCTTCTTTCTGGTTTTCCTGCTCCTTGGAATCTGTTGGTGCCAGTGCTGCCCCCATACCTGCTGCTGCTATCTTCGATGTCCCTGTTGTCCAGAGAAGTGCTGCTGCCCCGAAGCACGTAAGTTTCCCTTTACAGATCCGGTTTCAGCTTTCCCTGGAAGTGATTAAACAGATTGTCTCAAAACATCTGTCGTTGTTCGGGTCTCAAGGAACAGGTTCTTCTTCTCGTAAGTAGGAGaaatatgaagaaataaataCGTTATGTGTATTTATTCAAGCAAAATGTTCTGGTCTGAAAGAACAGGTTCTTCTTCTTGTAAGTAGAAGAAACGCAAAGAAATAAATACGCTATCGTATTGATTCAAGCAAAATGTTCACCACGTTCCAAAGTCCAGCTGTGTTGGgttgggagcaggggtgaaatgttacggGTTCGGTCCGGTTCATCCAAAtcggtaataaaaaatgctactggttcgctgaactggtagtaaaaaatttttttttaaaaaaaagttccgacgatcagctgagcgacgcgCAATCGtgggacctttttttaaaaattattttgagatttttttttactatcggttgttcggaaccggtagttaaaatatgctttaaaaaagtgaaaaaagagaGGTTCCAACGATGACAGTATGGTGCGTGATcgtcagaacattttttttaactttttaaaagcattttttactaccttttcgcctgaataggtagttaaaaaatggtttaaaaaaagtaaaaaaaggctctgacgatcgcgcgccacagctgatcacccctcccatgtgctgttctacttactttccttcccatgcctcctcctgGCGTGCACTGCGCGTGCGCGCACCTCACAACTGGTGTGTGGTGCGCAGCCACCGAACtgatagtaaactggttcagattttaccactggttgggAGTGctgtaatccagtggtgggattcagtcagttcctaccagttcgggagaaccggatgctaattttacatctggttcactgaaccgtTAGTTGTAAAGCCTGGTTGGCCCCTCTCCTCCctgcccctctcaggagtccccatgcggcccgttttggattccaggtaagtgcagcgcccCCATGgcggctctgggagggtgaaaaacgggcctcccagaagtccggaaacgggctcgaggaaagcctccggagcctggggagggggaaaacaccCCTCCCCCTATGGTGCAGGGggccgagtaggccacacccaccatggccacacccacccagcaactgggcagagaaccggttgctaaaatttttgaatccctccCCTGCTGTAATCCCTTGCTGGCTGCTCTAGGCCACGGGTAAGGAAGAAATGCTTAGCAAAGCATGGCTGGAGAGGGGAGGTTATACTGAGGCCATCCCGCTCCAAACTACAGCAGTAAACAGAGTTCAGACTGCCTATCTAGATTCCTAAACTGGGTGTATTCAGGGTGTGTCTAAAGTTACACtattttgtttctgatgctttaatTTACAGTCAAACTTAAAAGGGCTCCCTAAGAATGTTGTAAGCAAAGGGAGTCTTTATTTTATGATCGCAATTAGGACTCTGGAATTCTGGTCGCTAAGTGATTTGGTGGTTAAGCAAAGCATCATATGATCGGACCAGATTTTAgggccattttttattttatttttttgaaaccaggattgttaaacaaatctgacTTCCCCTATTGATTGTGCTGGTTGGAAGTcataaattgtgatcatgtgactacagatTGCAGCGATTGTTATAAGAGTGAGTTGGTTGCCGAGTGCCCAAATCACAATTGTGATTGTGAGGTTGcaagacatctttttttttatcagtgTTGTCACAACTTCGAACCATTGTTGCacaagtggtcataagtcgaggactacccacacAGATGATCAATATTCCGTGATTCTTTACTTGCATCCCTTACCACCatatgccctcctcctcctcccaacccAAGATCATTAAATTGGAGAAGAAGCACTATTATTAATCCTAGAAGGCCGCAAAGAAATCAAGCTTTATCCAGGGATCACCTTCTCAAGGTTAATGGCTATAACTGGGGGTTGTAATCCCTGCCAAGTGTTCTGCAGGGCCGTACCACTTTGCCACGTGCATCATGTCTTAAAAAGCAAACACCTGCCCTTTATTTACAAATCTTTCTCTTTCCAGTGTATGTAGCCGGGAAAGCTGCAACATCGGGAGTCCCCAGTGTTTATGCACCCAGTATCTATGCCTCCAGCAATCCATTGAAATCAGCTCCCCCAGCCACCATGATCCCTATGGGCCCAATGTCTCCAATGTACAATGGGTACGGAGTGGATTATGATCGAGCCAGCTCAGGTAAGTGGCTTGTCTAGGCTGAATTTATGTTGCCCCACAACTAGTTCGCAGCTAGTGGAATTAACAGtccaaaacaggggtgtcaaactcaatttcattgaggggcacATCAGGACTATGGTTGACCGCTGGGGGTGTGCGTGGCCAACTGggcgggcgtggccagcttgatgccattccccaaactgctggcatgtttcctgtttgcactgggtagaccaggccgaagcaggggtgaaatgctaccagttcgcgagatccagtagttagctaccagttcatccaaactggtatttccgacgatcagctgtgccacgtgctaaatcgcatggcacagctctccccccccccattgttctACTTACTTAGTGAAGTCTTTTTCTGCATGAAGCGTGCGTTTGGTGCACATTGTGCACGTGTGCGCAGTGTGCTTTTGATGTGCACCGTGCATGTGTGGATGGTGAACCAGTTGCGATCCGAAGAGAATTTCACCTCTGGGCCGAAGTCACGCTGGTCCAATGTTTCCTTTCccactgggtagaccaggccaagatgacattacatttacattttccaggacagccccacgggctggatccaaccacgttgtgggccttgtgtttgacacccctggtctaaaagatCTTGTGCTACTCCCAGGTTTACCCTTTTGAGTTGTCCCCTTGCATTTTGGATTGTCCTCAATCTAATTGGATGTCCTTTCTGGATGTCCCTAATGCTAGATCTCTTTGACCATTGCAATCAGTTGATCAAAattggggggaagggaagaattctctctctctctatggaaATCTTCTGTCAGCAGATTTTTGTTATGCTCTGGTTCTCTTGTATTAAGCAGAAAGTTAGGCCAACTAGCCACTTATTTTATGGCTTGTCAGCGCTTGTTCTGTAATGTGCTTAGTGAAAGCATAGCTTACAATGTTTTATTGCAGGCCGCTGCTAGGATTCACAAGTACAGCCACAGGGCAGTTTGTCCTGCCTACTGCTAAGTTGCATGTGTCACATCCCTTTTATGGAaatctttttctgtcttttcatGGCGTTACAGTTGGTGGAAACAGCTCCCAAGTGCCTCTCCTGAGGGATACAGAAAGTGTGGCAAATGCTGGTAAGAAGCATGGAATGGAGTACCGAGTTTGCTTAGATAGTGTGCTTCTGTCTGATCAGGCATGCTTGGTTGTGGGGAAACAGCTCACGCTGATGATTAAACATGTTGTTCATCAAAGGAATTATAATTACCACGTTGCTTCACTTGGCTGATCCAGCTGTTTGCAGCTGACGGTGATGCTAATTCGTCTTCCTACCACATAGAATAGGGAACACTGTTGTAGTGCTTGGCTTATGGAGTGCCACTAGCTTTGCAGCTGAATTTTTAGATCTACCCTTCCTGcatagaaagaaaaaacaaaacaaaacccactttTCTCTAATTGGTGCCGTGCAGCTATGTTAGGATTTCTGCTGGCCGAATTTCCACCTAGTATGACCAGGGTGGAAGTCCAAGACATCTAAGCTtcataaaattaaaaccagactCATTTTAAACAAAACCCCTTCCAAACACTTGTCGGAAGAGCTACCTTTTGAAGAGATGCAACCTGagacattttttgtttttgttttggagaTTCGTGCAATCTCTGTGCCTGCAAGATTTTGCTAGACATCGGCTGGCTGGTCCTTGCGCTGAAAAGATGAACTTTTCAAACATTGGGTCTTCGAGATAAATTCTCAGTCCAGCAGGAAGATCTTCCCTCTTAACAGAAGGGCGAACGTGCACCCGCTCTTTGTTGACAGTCTTACAACCTTGAGCTTTCTCGTTTAACTCTAAATTCATTACTGAAGCAAGAGGTAATTAAATCTCCCAACaacttcccaccccaccccgtgtgcttcatgccacctgttgcatCTGCTGCAACCAGCAGCACTTGGTGCAAAGCACAAAAGAGGGAATTGCAATCGGCAGAGAAGATCCTGCCTCCTATTTCAGTTTCAAAGGTGACAGTGGTGGGTGAATCACACGATTGCCAACCTACTTGGCAATCTCCCCaagggataaaggtaaaggtaaaggttcccctcgcacatatgtgctagtcattcccgactctagggggtggtgctaattttcgtttcaaagctgaagagccagcattgtccgaagacgtctccgtggtcatgtggccggcatgactaaacaccaaaggcacacagaacgcttcccaccaaaggtttaccttcccaccaaaggtggtccctattttcctacctgcatttttttacgtgctttcgaactgctaggttggcagaagctgggacaagtcacgggagctcaccccgttacgtggcaccagAGATTCGAACCCAAGGCATATGGctccttaaaaacaaaaataaaaaaataaccgcCCTATGTCCTAAAGCCTGCTCCTGATCTCTCTTCCCCAGCTGTCCGCAGTGGCTATCGCATCCAAGCCAACCAGCAGGATGACTCCATGCGGGTGCTCTACTACATGGAGAAGGAGCTGGCCAACTTTGACCCTACTCGGCCAGGGCAGCCCAATGGGAGGCTTGAGAAAGGTACTTTGCTGGGGTCCTTCTGTATAGGAACAAGAGTGTGCCCAGTCAATACTTCCCTGAGTTGTCACAGCAGTGTGCCTTTTGGTGTTGGGAGGAGAACGGTTAATTAATTCTCTTGTCTTGTTTTCCAGCCTCTGTGTTGAGTGAACTAAGCTCTCTTCATGAAGATGATCGGCGTTACGAGCTGCGGCAGGGCATGGGGAGGCTGCGTGGCCAGGCTATGTCTCCCATCAGTGACCTGGAGGAGGAAAGTGTACGGAGCAGCGAGAACCGGCGCTTGCTTCCCCCCGCCCCTTGGCGTGACCGTTATGAGGACTCCCCACCACGAAGCTATGGCCGACGCCCGCGTTCCCGCTCGGTAGATGCTCTAGATGACTATGAACGGGACTCCTACCCTTCCCAGCACAGAGGTCGGGGCCAGCACGGCTCAGACAACGAATGCCATCACCGCGATTATTCCCCTGACTCCCGTTATGACTCTGAGCGTTACGGTAGACGCCGAAGTCGAAGTAGAGATGACCTGCGGGATCTGGAGCGAACCCATTATGATAACCGGCTCTTGGAGGAAGCACTGCGGAAGAAGCAGCGGGCAGGTAGCCGTGAAGACCTGGATCATGGAAGCGCCTATAATGGGAGATCTGGCCACAGGAAAAACCGGGATGAAGATAGCAAtggctttcctcctcctccaccgccTCCGTACACAGAGACCGAATCTGTGTCTTCTCGCAGCAAGGATGACCGCAAGCTGCGAAGGGtgaggttaaaaaaaatggggagaaGGCCACACAATTGTAATGCTTTATAAATGGAGATGTCCTGGATAAGGCGAagttagatacagattaacagagttggaagggaccttgtaggtcatctagtccaacccccccccccaaacaaaccctataccatttctgacaggtggcagtccagtctcttcttgaaagcttccagtgatgaagctcccacaacttctgaaggcaacttctgttccattggtcgattgctctcactgtcagaaaatttctccttatttccaggttgaatttctccttgatcagtttccatccattattccttgtctatatgtaatctatttttgaaaaatagcttgacccactcctctctgtggcagcccctcaaatattggaaaatgctgtcatgtctccctttattccttctcttcactagactagccatgtccagttcctgcaactgttcattgtatgttttagcctctggctccctaatcatcttggttgctcttctctgcgctttttctagaggctcaacatcttttttatactgtggtgaccaaaactggatgcagtactctaggtgtggtcttactaaggctttatagttaTTAGGCTTACAGTTGTTCCTTTGATCAAAATATTCACATTATTGCTAAGTGTGTATGAATGGTTTGTGCATTATTTTTCCTTATCATGTATTTGGTTGTATTTACACTACTTAATGCAATGTAAACCCACCCAGTCATGCCTTGTTGAGTAAGACAGGACCAGTCAAATCACAGACCAGATTAAAGGTATTTTCCGCATGGGATAAATCAAGTAGATTTCCTAGGATTAGCCCTATCCCTTAAGATCGAATTAGCAATCACTGTTGtagcaaagccccccccccccatcatacTGGATTTAGCTATATCTTTTTTATGTCTCATTGAGGTCCTGATCCAAGATGCCAATGTTTGCACCTTGGAGCCTGTCTGCGAAATGAGTGTGTGTGTAGCCAGTCTGGTGTTTACTTTTAATCTTGTGTTGTTCACCTTAAATGATTCTGAAGATACTGGAAGAGATTTTATGGTATGATTAACCTTGATTTTTCCCTTCCCTCTACAGAATCATGCTGTCAGCAGAGAAAGCTTGGTGGTTTAATTGTTTCTGCTCATTCTGGAAtatgagagactctgtgccatgAATGGCTACAGGAACACTCTTCATGTGTCAGCATCGGTTTTATCCAGGAGAATAAAAGATGAAATGGGACAGCATTAATGCTGGATCTGAACAGCCATCAAAAGGACAGGCTGACTGCACCAGGTCACCTCTCAATGTCGTAGCTCATCTCCATCAGAGGCAGGCTAGGATTCTTCAAGATTCCTTAAGATTCTTAGTATTACAGAAATTGTAAAATACATTTTGAATACCCCTTTTGAATTTCACAGCTATCTGTTTCTGAATGTGCTATTCTGGAAAGAGGATAATTTCAGATGTGATCACAGGGACAATGAAATTGTTTATTTCATTGAATACCACATGGACACCTAACTTGCCTTTTATTCCTCCTTCCCACCCCTGTAATTTTGAAGAGGATTCCAAAGAAGATGAATTTATATGTATTACCTTTTTCATTCTGATTTTAAAGGAGTTCTTTAAACACATATGATACTTAAATAATGTGACTGTGTGTataattttagggttttttagaATCTGAGTATGAAATTACTGATGCTGTAAATATTTAAGTGATAAGCGAGCAAGGTGTTGTTTTTTacaatttctgtattttttttaatgagattaAATTTTTAtaggaatgaaaataaaaatgaacaaagcACCTGTATCAGCTAGGTTCAGCATTTTCAAAGCGGACTGAAATTCCTCCTGTTACTAGTCTTAGTCCAGTCTTCCCAGCCCTTCTATCTTCCAGATGCGTGAAGTCACATATTGAACATCTAAACATACAGTCTGAAAGTTACCCGCCATATTGGAGTATGTGAGAAAATGTGAATGATTTGTTCACTTTAATAAATAACAGATTCCTGCAGTTGCTGTTTATTTTGAAAACAGTCACCTATGCATTTCTGGGTGACTTACATTCACCTTTTCCTGGAACTTGTTAAGTCCTCTGTTGCAGTTTTACAGAGAGACAAATAAATATAGATGGATGATACTTTAGAACTGTCCAACAGGAGGCAATAATTCTTGTGTAGAATTATAATATAATGGGACATTCCATGAGTTCTGTTCACCAGCCAGGTCAGCTATCTTTACATATCTTGTTGAAATGGCCATATAACAAGAAAAACTATCCTCATTCTTCAATGCCTTCACAATGTAGGGATGTGTTTTCTGAATAAAAAGGCGAGATTTTTCAATGGTGCCTTGGGTATTATTCGTAACATAAACAGGTGTTCTCGAGGATTTGTGTACAAACACGCATAGCATTTTGTAGGGGTTGAAACTGCATGCAACAAAGCTGCAGTGAGCAACAAAGCAACACGAAAATGGTCCCGTGTGTTTAATTCTTTTCAAGCAATAATGTCTCATGGTACAAACTTCCAGCCACCACTTTTAACTGCCTGATCAATTAAGGTGAGTCCTTCCTAAGTTTTTCCCCCTGCCCAATAAGCCACTGCGGTGTGTTTCATGGCGgtttttcccttcacggagctggggtgggcgtggcctgtgcatgactcatccagcccacaggccgccagtttCACACTCCTGTGA contains:
- the LSR gene encoding lipolysis-stimulated lipoprotein receptor isoform X2, whose product is METRRTRRAAAALPLWWFLATAWILDSAIAIQVTVLNPFNVAILFQPVTLQCNYQTSATQPPIVLWKYKSYCRSRIADAFNPGSQESQINNQLQTNNPGYNPYVECQDNSRTVRVVATKQGNTVTLGEFYQGRRITITNDADLSIEQTAWGDSGVYYCTVTSSQDLQGNNEAYAELIVLDWVFVVLVVLAFFLVFLLLGICWCQCCPHTCCCYLRCPCCPEKCCCPEALYVAGKAATSGVPSVYAPSIYASSNPLKSAPPATMIPMGPMSPMYNGYGVDYDRASSVGGNSSQVPLLRDTESVANAAVRSGYRIQANQQDDSMRVLYYMEKELANFDPTRPGQPNGRLEKASVLSELSSLHEDDRRYELRQGMGRLRGQAMSPISDLEEESVRSSENRRLLPPAPWRDRYEDSPPRSYGRRPRSRSVDALDDYERDSYPSQHRGRGQHGSDNECHHRDYSPDSRYDSERYGRRRSRSRDDLRDLERTHYDNRLLEEALRKKQRAGSREDLDHGSAYNGRSGHRKNRDEDSNGFPPPPPPPYTETESVSSRSKDDRKLRRNHAVSRESLVV
- the LSR gene encoding lipolysis-stimulated lipoprotein receptor isoform X3 — protein: METRRTRRAAAALPLWWFLATAWILDSAIAIQVTVLNPFNVAILFQPVTLQCNYQTSATQPPIVLWKYKSYCRSRIADAFNPGSQESQINNQLQTNNPGYNPYVECQDNSRTVRVVATKQGNTVTLGEFYQGRRITITNDADLSIEQTAWGDSGVYYCTVTSSQDLQGNNEAYAELIVLGKSSGVSELLPGFQIGHMEDWVFVVLVVLAFFLVFLLLGICWCQCCPHTCCCYLRCPCCPEKCCCPEALYVAGKAATSGVPSVYAPSIYASSNPLKSAPPATMIPMGPMSPMYNGYGVDYDRASSVGGNSSQVPLLRDTESVANAASVLSELSSLHEDDRRYELRQGMGRLRGQAMSPISDLEEESVRSSENRRLLPPAPWRDRYEDSPPRSYGRRPRSRSVDALDDYERDSYPSQHRGRGQHGSDNECHHRDYSPDSRYDSERYGRRRSRSRDDLRDLERTHYDNRLLEEALRKKQRAGSREDLDHGSAYNGRSGHRKNRDEDSNGFPPPPPPPYTETESVSSRSKDDRKLRRNHAVSRESLVV
- the LSR gene encoding lipolysis-stimulated lipoprotein receptor isoform X4, whose protein sequence is METRRTRRAAAALPLWWFLATAWILDSAIAIQVTVLNPFNVAILFQPVTLQCNYQTSATQPPIVLWKYKSYCRSRIADAFNPGSQESQINNQLQTNNPGYNPYVECQDNSRTVRVVATKQGNTVTLGEFYQGRRITITNDADLSIEQTAWGDSGVYYCTVTSSQDLQGNNEAYAELIVLVYVAGKAATSGVPSVYAPSIYASSNPLKSAPPATMIPMGPMSPMYNGYGVDYDRASSVGGNSSQVPLLRDTESVANAAVRSGYRIQANQQDDSMRVLYYMEKELANFDPTRPGQPNGRLEKASVLSELSSLHEDDRRYELRQGMGRLRGQAMSPISDLEEESVRSSENRRLLPPAPWRDRYEDSPPRSYGRRPRSRSVDALDDYERDSYPSQHRGRGQHGSDNECHHRDYSPDSRYDSERYGRRRSRSRDDLRDLERTHYDNRLLEEALRKKQRAGSREDLDHGSAYNGRSGHRKNRDEDSNGFPPPPPPPYTETESVSSRSKDDRKLRRNHAVSRESLVV
- the LSR gene encoding lipolysis-stimulated lipoprotein receptor isoform X1 yields the protein METRRTRRAAAALPLWWFLATAWILDSAIAIQVTVLNPFNVAILFQPVTLQCNYQTSATQPPIVLWKYKSYCRSRIADAFNPGSQESQINNQLQTNNPGYNPYVECQDNSRTVRVVATKQGNTVTLGEFYQGRRITITNDADLSIEQTAWGDSGVYYCTVTSSQDLQGNNEAYAELIVLGKSSGVSELLPGFQIGHMEDWVFVVLVVLAFFLVFLLLGICWCQCCPHTCCCYLRCPCCPEKCCCPEALYVAGKAATSGVPSVYAPSIYASSNPLKSAPPATMIPMGPMSPMYNGYGVDYDRASSVGGNSSQVPLLRDTESVANAAVRSGYRIQANQQDDSMRVLYYMEKELANFDPTRPGQPNGRLEKASVLSELSSLHEDDRRYELRQGMGRLRGQAMSPISDLEEESVRSSENRRLLPPAPWRDRYEDSPPRSYGRRPRSRSVDALDDYERDSYPSQHRGRGQHGSDNECHHRDYSPDSRYDSERYGRRRSRSRDDLRDLERTHYDNRLLEEALRKKQRAGSREDLDHGSAYNGRSGHRKNRDEDSNGFPPPPPPPYTETESVSSRSKDDRKLRRNHAVSRESLVV